Sequence from the Stenotrophomonas sp. 364 genome:
CGAATTCGCAGCGACGCATGGGTATGGCCGCTTTGGTGGCCTGGTCATCATCTATTCGGGCGTGCCGGAGCATCCGGACTCTCTTCTCGCTCAGGGCGCGCGCGTCAAAGGCTTCATAGACGATGCCATCGCCGAGGGGTGCTTCGAGTTCGAGCCGGACGGCGATGAGGTGGTCGCCAGCCGCCTGTATCCCTTTGCTGCCAGCGAGAACGGTGAGTACTTTGTTTGGGATCTCAATGAGAAGCGCGCGGATGAGTATTCAATCTACTGTGTTGGTGCTCGAATGGCGGGTCTGCGCTATGCTGCAGAGTCACTGGGCGAACTGCTTGAGAAGCTATGCAGTGCATCCATCAAGAATGTAATGGGGCCTGGGTACACTCCTTTGCTCCCTACGTTTGAAGGCTTGTGATTGATTAAAATTCATGTTCGATACCTTCCCGTGATGCAGGAGGCTGAAGGAACGGCCGATGCTTGCTAAAGAAGCTCGCAACAGGTGGCAGACCGAGCAGTTGAAGCTGGTCGAGAAGAAGCTCAACGATGCGGCGAAGTCGCTCAAGATGGGTCCCATGCCGGAGTCGCCCTTTGGCCTCACCGAACTAGGCATGGCCGACTTTCGCGGCGCGACCCTCGCTGAACCCTTGCGTTACCTGAAAGTGAGCAATGTCGATCTCTCTGACGTCCTGTTCAAAGAGGGTGCCAGCATCAATGAGTCCGAGATGGAGAGGTGTCGGCTTGATCGGGTTGACATGCGTAACGTCTTCGTAAGGCGTAGCTTCAGTGACTGCAGCTTTGTCAAAGCGAAGCTCTCGGGCGCTAGGATGGGCGGAGAATTCGTGCGCTGCGACTTCGCCGGGGCGAATCTATCCAAGTCATTCGCTACGGACTGTAAGTTCACGGGATGCAACTTCGCCGGTGCAACACTGTCCGATGTGCACTTCATCAGTTGCACGTTCGAGGGCTGTGATTTCTCGGACGTCAAGCTGCTCACTGGATCCGTCGCCGGCAGCGAGTTCCTGGGCGGAACTTCGATTGACCAATTGGCGGGCTGTATCACCGATAGCGCAGTAATTCGGTGAGGAAGCAGCTTGGAAAGAGTACGGTACTCGTTGTCCCACGTACGCTGGGGGCTTCATGGAAGTATCACTAACCGCCCGCTTGGGCGGCCCCGAGGTCGGCATCCTGTTCCTTGCAGGCGTAGTTCATGCTCGCAAGCGCTTGAAAGCTGCACTGGATGGGGTTTCCTTGGCGGGCCTTGATGTTATGGATATAACGCTGCATATCGGCGGTAGCATCACCGACATTTCCCCCGCAGCACCGAGTGTTGAGGCGCGCTATTTCAAGCAGCGACGGCGCCTGAAGATCTTCGTAAGCATACCGAGTGCGGATGCGCGGGAGTTGCCCGAAGAGGACGTTGGTCGGCGGGTTACGGAATGGCTGGTGGATGGCCTCGAGAGCGTCGCTCTGTCGCGGAGTGCAGCTGGCATGACCCTCGGTCCGGTACTGAGTGCGCTTCGGTGAGATTTTAAGATGGAAGGTGTCAATGGTCTGGTGAATTTGGTCTGCAAGACATTTCGGCCCGCGCTGCTGGACTTGTTTAGAAGTGGCGAGAACTTCTATTACTGCACCTTCGTCATAACCGAGGAAGGCCACGCGCCATTTCTTTCAGCTTGGTCTGAAGAGGCGCTGGCGAGGGCAGTGGACGAGAGTGGCGAAGGCCCAGAGGTAGCTGCGGATCTGAAGTGGTCGTATGCAGATTCTCCATACGTTGACTTTGGAAGCGAATACACTGAGAAGCTTCGCGCGCCCTTCCTCGCCAGGCCGAACGTTCAAGAGCTCGGCGTCGATGAGTGGAAAAAAGAGATTGAGCTCCGTATGGATGCTGTAGAGCAGGCCGCACGCCAATTGGATGGAGAGGGCGCGTTCGGTGCAGGGCAGCGTCGCAGCAGGCTACTTGTTGCGGTGGAGATCATGCCTCCAGTGCCTTCCAACGTTGACCGAGTGGCTCGGCTGAACGACACCAATTCGGACATCTTCAAGCAGTGGTTGGAAGAGGCTGCAGAGCATCAGCGTTGACACAGACCGGACCAGACGCTTTGAACGTGTCATTTGGGGAGCAACGTCCGAGCGCCAGTCACAGTGACAAACGCCCCACGATTCACAAAGGATGATCGGCAATGTTTGAACGTCTCGAGGCCCTGCTAGCGCAGTCGTCGTGAGCCAAGGTATTCCTCGGGCACCAGGTAGCGCTTGAGTGAATCGAAGACGCCCAGCGGCAGCTCGGCCTCCCGTTGCCCGTAACGTACAGATGCTGGCTGCAGACCTATGGCAATCTCCTGGTTGGCAGCTACCCGGTCCTCACGCTCTGCGCTCCGGAGCACCGCGATCTCGCGGACGACGACCTGATCTACTACGCCAGGTTGGACGCGGTAGACGGCGTCGCGCCAGAAGGACTGATCGCACTGCACGTGCCAGACACGGATGAGGCGTTCTACTTCGACGCCCCAACCGGCTTGAACGAGGGCGAATACCCCATCCTCAGGTTCGACTACAACGATGGCAGCTCCACGCATTTCGCGGACTCCTTCGCGCGGTTCATTGAGACCCTTGTGCGTCCGACCTGAGCCACCCATCCAGCGAGACCTGTGTACGGGCATCCCCAACGCAGCAAGGGGTAGTTCGGCTGCATCACCGCTTCACCCCACGCCAGCTATCGTTGCCAAACCCCCGCCGCCTTCCGGATCCCCATGCGCGGTCTAGACTTCAGCTCCTGGCAAGCCATGGTCTCCACCCTGCTCGGGCTGGCCGTCATCACCCTGATAGGCGTCGGTATCCGCCTGCTGGTGATGCAGACCATGCAGCAGCGTCGCGAGCGTGAGAACCGCCAGATCAACGAGCGCCTGCGCACGCTGATCGCCGCCTACAAGACCCTCGGTGGTTCCTTCACCGGCGCATTGCACGTCGATCCGCGCCATCTGCGCGACCTGCGCCAGCCGGCTGCGGCCGATGCCCCGGAGGATGCGCTGCTGTTGCCCGTCGATGGGGTGGCCGGCAGCGACCGTGCACGGCGCATTCGCGATGCCGTGGAAGCGGCGTTGTCGGACATCATCCTGCTCGGCACCGACGACCAGGTGCGCCTGGCCGCCACTGCCGCCACCGAGTTGGCGCAGGGCAGGCCGGTGCAGACCGCCGAGCTGGTGGTATCGCTGCGCAACTTCATCCGCGAAGCACTCGATCTGGCGCCCATTCCCGCCAGCGTTGCCATTCCACGCCAGGGTCCGGCCCGGCCCGCGCCGGGCGCGAAGGGCAAGGGCGAGGCCGACAAGGCCGGGGGCAAAGCGGGCGGCGGTGGTGGCGGAGGCATGGGCGTTATGGGCGGTGGCGGCATGGGAGTCGGCAGCGCCCATCACGACGACGACACCGCGCCGCGCTGACCTCACGCGCCGTCGTGTTGCCTGCCCAGTTCGTAGGCGGGCGGCGTGGCACCCAACAAGTGGGTGACGAAGTAATCCCACATGCGGCGCATGTAGTACGTATCGTTGCGGAACAGTTCGTGGTCCTGGTTGGCCAGGTACAGCAGGTCGTAGTCCTTGTTGGCGGCGTTGAGCGCACGTGCCAGCTGCAGCGTCAGCGCCGGCATGGCGTTCTCATCCAGGTCGCCATACACCAGCATCAGCTTGCCCTGCAGCTGCGCGACCAACGCGCTGTTGTCCAGCGGCTGGAACAGCGCAGGTACGGCCGCCGCATCGGGTCGCACCGCGCTGCCGTCGGCATACACCGGCTGTCCCCCCACCAGTCGGTCCATGCCGTGGATGCCCCCGCCGTACATGCCCTGGAAGCTATGGCTGCCCGCCGATGCCACGCCCACCCGGTAGAAGCTTGGATGGCGCAACAGTGCCCGGGCGGCGCTGTAGCCCCCGAAGGAATGCCCGTAGATGCCCACCCGCGCCAGGTCCATGCCCGGGTAGCGCGCTGCCAGTTGCCGGATCGCGGCAACGTGGTCGTCCAGTTGCACGTCGGCAGCGGTCAGGAAGCTGCTGTCGTGGAACGCCTTAGAGCGGCCGGGCGTGCCACGCGCATCGATGCTGACCACCACGAAGCCTAGCTGGGCCAGGCTGGCGCGCGCCACCGGATTCATCGTGGCGGTGGCGTCCAGGTAGCCCACCGGGGCGTTGCTCACGTGCGGCCCGCCGTACATCGCATCGATCACCGGGTACCGGCCGTCGGCGGTGTAGCCGGGTGGCAGGTACACGGTGGCGTAGATCGGGGTGTGGCCGTCGGCGGCCAGCAGCTGCTCACGGTGCGGGGGCTGCCAGCCGGCCGCGCGCACGGCGCTGTCGTCGGCATGCTCCAGGGGCAGCACTACACGGCCATCGCGTGTGTCGCGCAGCACGGTGATGGGCGGCGCGGCCACGGTCGAGTGGCTGTCCACCACCCAGCGGCCCGAAGGTGCCAGCAGCTGCGGGTCACGCCCGCCCATCAGCGCGCCCGCCCCCGCATCGATGGCATGGTCGGCCGCCTCGGGGGTCAACAGCACCGGTTCGCCACCGTCCAGCGCCACCCGGTACAGGCGGCGCTGGTACGGGTCGCCGGGCTCGCGCCCGCCCGCGCTGAAGTACAGCTGCTGCTCGTCCGGATCAACGCCGACGATATCGCGCACCAGCCACGCGCCGCGGGTCAGCTGCCGGATCACCGCGCCGCTGGCGGCGTCCACCAGGTATAGATGGCACCAGCCATCCCGTTGCGAGAACCACACCACCTGGTTGCGGCCCGGCAGCACGCGTACCGCCGCGCGGTTGTAGGGATAGCTGTTGAGTTGCACGCGGGTGCTGGACGTTTCCTCCAGCAGCGTGCGCACGGTGCGGCGGTGCAGGTCGATTTCGACCAGTTGGATCCGCGCCGGGCGGTCATGCCGCACGATCGCGGTATATACCTTGTCTGCCCCATGCGACCAGCCGAGTACGCCGGCCTCGGTCAGGCTGTGCCAGCCCTCGGGCACGGGGATGGTCTGCGTGCGCGCTGCCCTCACATCGGTGATAAACCACGCATCGCGGACCTGCTCGGCATCGCCCAGCAAGCCCAACCGCACCTGGTGCAGCACCGGGCGAACGCCCTGTGCCGGCGCCGTGGCCAGGTAGGGATAGGCCTGCACGTGGCGCTCGTCATAGCGCACCCCGAACAGGCGGGTGCCATCGGGCGCCCAGGACACCGCGAACGGCGGCGGTTGCAGCCGGCCCTCGCGATAGGGAATGCCGCGCAGCGCGAAATCGGGCAGCACGCCGTAGCCGTGGGACGCCTCGCCATCGTGGGTGAGTGCGACGGCCGGCGCCGTGCCGGCCGGGAGCAGCCACAGGTTGTGGTCGCGTACCACCACGGCCCGCTGTCCATCCGGTGCGGTCAGCGCCTGCGAGTCGGGTGCGGGCAGCGCGACTGCTGCACACCGGTAGGCCGGCAGCGTGCACTGCAGGCCCTGCGCGGCGCCGCTGCGCAGCACCAGCTGCAGCGCGGCGACATCGGGCGCAGTGGTGACGCTGGCCACCTGCTGCAGCACCTGGTCGGCGTCGGTAGCACCAGCGGCCTGCAGCGCCACGCGCAACCGCGCGCGATCGAATAGCGGCTCGCGCGAGGGCACGCGGGGGTCCACCAGCAGGTAATCGGTGCTGCCCTGGGCTGTCTGATGGCGATACCAGAACCGGCCATCGTCCAGCCAGTTCGGCAGCACCGTGGCATTGCGCACTTTTCCGCGCAAGTGTCCGTCCAGTACCCGTTCGGCGCGCGCGTAGTCCTCGGCGGTGGGCGCGGCCATCGCCGGCGCCAGGCTCACGCCAAGCAGCCCCAGCATCCCGGCCAGCAGCTGCAGGTGGCGCGGTGCAGATCCTTCTGTCATCGATGCAGCTCCTGTTCGGCGCCCATCGCGGCACGCGCCGCCGGGCCTGGCCGGTGGGCCTTGAGCATGCCGCGTACCGGCCAACCGGGCAAGCGCATCCAGACGTGGACGCGCTGCCCCTGCCTGCGCGCCTACTTGCCGCCCAGTTCCACCACCGGCAAGAAGCCGCCGTAGATCATGCGCTTGCCGTCAAACGGCATCGGGTTGTTTTCCGCGTTCATGCGGGGGTCTTCCATCATCTTCTGCATGCCGGCATCGCGGGTGGCCTTGTCGGGCCATTCGATCCAGGAAAACACCACCGTTTCATCGTCCTTGGCCTCCACGGCGCGGAAGAAGTCGGTCCGCTTGCCGTGGCTCACATCGTCGGCCCAGCATTCGACCACGCGCAGCGCGCCGTGCTCGATACAGATCGCATCGCCTTCGCGGGCGTGCGCAAGGAACTTCTCTTTGTGGGCGGTGGGTACTGCAAGCACGAAACCGTCGATATAGGACATGGCTGCCTCCAGGGGTAGGCGATGGCGCACCGGAACGGGCGCCTTCATGACATACGACGTGCGGGGAAGGGGTGGATCGACAATGCGCCCACGAGCGCGCGGTCGGCGTGATGGCATCGCGCCTCATTCCACGCCGATGCCAACGCGTTCAATGACTTGCGCGATACGCGGCGGCGCGCTTCCGTACGGGGGTCAGAAAAATCCTAACGAGGGAGCGGAACATCCTGATATTCCAGCTGACGCGTTCAGCACACTATGGGGACGCCGGGCAGGACCTTTCCCCAAGGCCCTGCACCTTGTCGCACACCCTGCGCCGAGCGGTGCAACACGGAGATGGACGCGTTAGCCGGTTACTCCCCAAGAGCGGCTTCCCCAGCGCGTGACGCCCCGCAAGGGCATCGTCGTGACCAGAATCCTCCTCGCGCGTCCTGCCGCGGTCATACGCCGCCAGATCCCTGCCGTCTCCAGGCGCATCTTTCTTCACCCCGCATGCACGCCCGACAGCTGTTTTTCCGCTGGAATCTGCGCGCGCGTATGTCACAGCGCAACTGAACCCCTGCCAAAAATTCACGCAGGTGAAGGGGCCTCACTTCAGGGCGGGTTGTGTCGAATAACGGAGAATTTACATTTCCCAAGCAACCGACGTCCGCGTCAGCTGCACGTAGTTCAAGACAGAGGTGTACCCCCATGAAGACTTCGTTGATTGCCCTGGCGCTTGCCGCCGCCCTGCCGTTCGCCGCCTCCGCTGCTGAAGGCCTGTCCTACAACTACGCCGAAGGCGACTACGTCAAGACCGACGCAGACGGCGGCAAGGCCGATGGTTGGGGCGTGAAGGGTTCCTACGCGTTCCTGCCGAACTTCCACGCCTTTGGTGAGTTCAACCAGCAGAAGAGCGACCTGGACGACGCCAAGACCGACCAGTGGCGCGTCGGCGTGGGCTACAACCAGGAAATCGGCAACAGCACCGACTTCGTGGGCCGCGTTGCCTACAACAAGTACGACCCGCGCCATGGCCTGGACTTCAACGGCTACAGCGCCGAAGCCGGTATCCGTACCGCGTTCGGCCAGCACGCCGAAGTCTATGCCATGGCTGGCTACGAGGATTACAGCAAGAAGCACGGCATCAATCCGGATGGCGAGTTCTACGGCCGCCTGGGTGGCCAGGTGAAGTTGAACCAGAACTGGGGCATCAACGGCGACATCAAGATGGATCGCCACGGTGACAAGGAATGGTCGGTCGGCCCGCGCTTCAGCTGGTAATTCCAGCGTGACCGCATTGCCACGCGCCTGATCGGCGTGGCAGGAAAGGCCCGGCAGTGCCGGGCCTTTTTCGTTGCCACAGCGTCGGCTGGGTCAGATCGCAGCCGCCAACAGCGCCGCGCTGCGCGCCAACAGCACCCGCGATGCCGACGCGGTGCCAAGCAGGTGCAGGCACGCGTGCACCATCCCGGGCAGGCGCTCGCAGTGCACCGCCACCCCGGCCTGCGCCAACCGCGCGGCGTAGTGCTCGCCTTCGTCGCGCAGCGGGTCGTACGCGCACACCAGCACGGTGGCCGGTGGCAGCCCGCGCAGGTCGTGTGCCCGCGCGGGCACCGCCCGCCCATCGGCGGTCGCTACGCCTTCGCCGAGGTAGGCGTCCCAGCACCGCTGCATCAACGCGGTGCTCAGGTAGTAGCCCTCGCCAAACTGCCGGTGGCTGTCGGTGTCGATGGCGGTGTCCAGCGCCGGGTACAACAGCAATTGGTGGTGGATGGGCGGTCCACCGCGATCACGGGCCAGCAGCGTCACCGCCGCAGCCAGGTTGCCGCCAGCACTGTCGCCGCCCACCATCAAGCGTGCCGGGTCGATGTCCAGCTGCGCCGCCTCGGCATGGCTCCAGCACAGCGCGGCGTACACGTCCTCCAGCGGAATCGGGAAGCGGTGCTCCGGGGCCAGCCGGTAGTCCACCGCCAGCACCACGCAGCCGGTGGCATTGGCCAGCGCCCGGCATGGGCTGTCGTACACCGCCAGCGAGCACTGGAACCACCCGCCGCCATGGGCGAACAGCAACCCCGGGCGCGTCTGGCCCGGGCCATGCCCGGCCGGCCAGTACGCGCGTACGGCCAAGGCGTGGCCGTCGCCGGTGGCCACGCTGAAATCGCGTACGTCGGCCACCGGCTCCACCGGGCCCTGCAGGGCGGGCAGGGCATCTTCGCTGGCCGCGCGGATCTGCTGCAGCGTCAACCCTGCCACCACCTCCGGCGGTGGCAGGGTCTGCAGGAAGCGGGCGATATCCGGGTCCAGGCTCATGCCGCGGCGTCCGGCAGCAGGAAGGGCAGCAGCTGGTCCAGGAAGGCCTGCGGGGCTTCTTCCATCACGAAGTGGCCGCAGTCGGCGATCATCGTGCCGCGCAGGTCGGCGGCGTGCGCGCGCATGGTGTCCATGGGCATGTTGGCGGTGGCATGTTCGGCACCGATGGCCAGCACCGGCATGGCCAGCGGGGTGCGTGCGCGCTGCTGGTTCTGGCGGATGGTCTCGGGAATGGCGCGGTAGTAGCCGAAACCACCGCTCAGCCCACCCGGCGCGGCGTACGCGCGGATGTACACCTCGCACGCCACCGCTTCGCGGCGGTGCGCCCAGCGGTCGAACATGAAGGTCAGGTAGGCGCGCTCGCGCCCGGCGATCAGCGCTTCGGGCAGGTCGCGCACCTGGTTGAACATGAAGTGCCACAGGAAGATGTTGTCCTCCGGGGCCACGAACAACGGCGGAGCTTCGGCCAACCCGGGAATCACCGCCTCGGTGATCGCCAGCCGCTGCACGGCCTCGGGCTGGTCGCTGGCCAGCGCGTAGGCGACCCACATGCCCACGTCATGGCCCACCACCTGGTAGCGTGCATGGCCCAGCTGCTGCATCACCGCGTGGAGGGTGGCGGCGATGGCGCCGGTGTCGTAGCCGTGCGCCGGCGTGTCCGAATCGCCGGTGCCGGGCGGGTCCACCGCAATGGCCTGGAAGCCCTGTGCGGCCAGCGCCTGCAGGATGTGCCGCCAGGCGTACCAGGTCTGCGGCCAGCCGGGAATCAGCAGTACCGGCCGGCCTTCGCCCAGGATCGCGCAATGCACGCTGCGGCCATCGATGCGCACGTGGCGGTGGGTAATGCTCTCAAGTGCGGCGGTCATCAGTGGATCCCCAGCATGGCGTGGATCTGCGCACGGCTGACCGGCGCGCCGGCGAAGTCGTCGAAGATGCGGTCGGTCACGGTGATGATGTGCGCGTTGATGAAGGCCACGCCCTCGCGCGCACCGTCTTCCTGGTTCTTCAGGCAGCACTCCCATTCCAGCGTGGCCCAGCCGTCGTAGTCGTACTGGGCCAGCTTGGAGAAGATGCCCTTGAAGTCCACCTGCCCATCGCCCAGCGAACGGAAACGTCCGGCGCGCTCGGTCCAGCCGCTGTAGCCGCCGTAGATGCCCTGGCGGCCGCTCGGATTGAACTCGGCATCCTTGATGTGAACCATGCCGATGAAGTCGCGGTAGATGTCCAGGAAGCTCAGGTAATCCAGCTGCTGCAGCACGAAGTGGCTGGGGTCGAACAGGATCCGGCAGCGCGGGTGGCCACCCACCGCGGCGTGGAAGCGCTCGAAACTGGTGCCGTCATGCAGGTCTTCGCTGGGGTGGATCTCGTAGCAGAGGTCGATGCCGTGCGCGTCGCACACATCCAGGATCGGCAGCCAGCGGCGGGCCAGCTCCTCGAACGCGGCCTCGATCAGGCCGTCCGGTCGCTGCGGGAACGGGAACAGGTACGGCCAGGCGAACGAACCGGAGAAGGTGCCCATGCGGTCCAGGCCCAGCCGCTGCGACGCCTTGGCCGCCAGTTTGATGCGTTCGATCGCCCAGGCGCTGCGTGCGTCCGGGTCGCCGTGCAGGGCGGCGGGGGCGAAGCTGTCGCACAGCGCGTCGTAGGCTGGGTGCACCGCCACCAGCTGGCCGAAGATATGCGTGGTGAGCTCGCTGATCACCAGGCCGTGGCCGGCCAGCATGGCGATCATGTCATCGCAGTACTGCTGGCTGTGCGCGGCCTGTTCCACATCGAACAGGCGGTCGTCCCACGCCGGAATCTGCAGCGCCTTGAAGCCCTGGCTGGCGGCCCAGGCGGCAATGGAGGGCAGGTCGTTGAAGGGAGGTTGGTCTGCACTGAACTGGGCCAGGTGCAGGCTGGGGCCTTGGATGGTGCGCATCGGATGTCGCCTTATTGTTTGTCGAGCGACAAAGAATAGGCGGCAAGTTCGCCCCGGTCAACGCCGGGTATCGCTAGAATTGCCGCACCTCTTCTTTCCGTAGTGATGCCCCATGGCCGGCCGCCCCCGCGAATTCGACAAAGACCACGCCCTCAAGCAGGCCATGCTGTTGTTCTGGGCGCGTGGATACGAAGGCACGTCGATGTCGGCGTTGGTGGAGGCACTGGGCATCGCCTCGGCGCGCATCTACGCCGCCTTCGGCAGCAAGGAGCAGTTGTTCCGCGAGGCCGTGGCGCTGTACGAAGCCGGCGATGGAGGCTTTGCCGACCGCGCGCTGCGCGAGCAGGCGGTGCGCCCGGCCATCGAACGCATGCTGCACGACGCCGTGCTCACCTACACCAAGCGCGGGCGCGCGCAGGGCTGCCTGGTGGTGTCGGCGGCCACCAGTACCGCACCGGAGAACGAGGCGGTGATGGACTGGCTGGCCGAACACCGCCGCCAGCGCACCCAGCAGATCATCGCGCGGCTGCAGCAGGCGGCCGCCGCCGGCGAACTGGCCGATGGCGCGGACGTGCAGGCGTTGGGCGACTACTTCGCCACCGTGCTGCACGGCATTTCCACCCAGGCCCGCGACGGCGCCAGCCGCGCTCGCCTGCTGGCCGCGGTGGCGGTGGCCCTGCAGGTCCTGCCGGAGCAGGCCCATGGCTGATGCAACTGCTGCCCACCAACCGCGCGTGGGCTGTGGTGCGGTCATCCAGCGCGCCGATGGCGCGGTGTTGCTGATCCAGCGCGGGCGCCCGCCCGAGCAGGGCCACTGGGGCCTGCCGGGTGGAAAGGTGGACTGGATGGAAACCGTCGAAGCCGCCGTGGTCCGCGAAGTGCTCGAAGAAACCGGGCTGCGCGTGGCCATTGAACGGCTGCTGTGCGTGGTGGACCATTTTGAGCCGACGCTGCAGCAGCACTGGATCGCACCGGTGTACCTGGCCCGCGCCCTGGACGACAGCGTTGCCGTGCTGCAGGAGCCGGAGGTTCTGCTGGCACTGGGCTGGTTCAGCCCCGACGCCTTGCCGGCGCCGCTGACCCTGTCCGCGCGCCAGGGGCTTGCACAGCTGTCAGCGACGGGCTGAGCCCACCCAACGGGTCAGCGCTTGGCCGCCGCGGCATCACCGCGCGCCACCGCTTCCACTTCCTCCAGGCTGGTGCACGCGGTGTCGCCCGGGGTGGACATCGCCAGCGCCCCATGCGCCGCGCCCAGCTCCACCGCCACCTGCTCGCCCTTGCCGGCCAGCAGCGCATGCACCACGCCGGCCACGAACGCGTCACCGCCGCCCACCCGGTCCAGCAGATCCACCTCGCGCCGGCGCGACACGAACAGCATGTCGCGCGTGCGCAGTGCGCCGGCCCAGCCGTTGCGTGCCGCGTTGCTGGCATCGCGCAGGGTGAAGGCCACGGCCTGCAGGTTCGGGAAGCGCTGCAGCGCCCGCTGTGCGGCCGCATCGGCCGGGCCCACGTCCATCGGTGTTTCGCGCTTGCCCAGGTCGGCCAGGTCCATGCCCAGGCAGGCCGCGAAGGAATACTCATCGCCCACCAGCAGGTCGCACTCGGCGGCGATGGCGCAGTTGGCGTGGCGCGCCGCGTCCGGATCGGGATGGCTGTCCCACAGGCTGGCGCGGTAGTTCAGGTCGTAGGACACCGCCACGCCGTGGCGGCGCGCGGCCTGCGCGGCGGTGATGGCGGTCTGCGCGCTGTGCTCGGACAGCGCGGCGAAGATGCCGCCGGTATGCAGCCAGCGGGCACCGTCGCGGCCGAACACCGCGTCCCAGTCGTATTCATGCGGCTGCAATTGCGAGGCGGCCGAATAGGCGCGGTCGGAAATGCCCAGCGGCGCGCGCACGCCGAAGCCGCGCTCGGTGAAGTTCAGGCCCATGCGCGTGTTGCGACCGATGCCGTCGTAGTCACGCCAGACGATCTGGCTGGTATCCACGCCACCGGCCTGGATCAGCTGCTGGGCAAGCGCGCCCAGCTCGTTGCGCGGCAACGCGGTGAGCACGCCGCTGCGGTGGCCGAAGCTGCTGCACAGCCCGCGGGCCACGTTGTACTCGCCGCCGCCTTCCCACACGTTGAACTGGCGCGCGTTGCGCACGCGGCCTTCGCCGGGATCGAAGCGCAGCATCACTTCGCCCAGCGCCAGCGCATCCCAGCGTTGGCCGCTGGAGGTAGCTACTGAAAACTGCTGGCCGCTCATCGTGCCCGGCACCCCAGCAGGCCCAGGTCGATGCCTGCGGCCATGCGCCGGTAGCCTTCATCATTGGGGTGCAGGTGGTCGCGGGTGATGTCCTCGGGCAGATTCTCCGGCTTGGCCGGGTCGCGCAGGATGGCGTCGAAGTCGATCAGCGCGTCATAACCGGTGCGGCCGCCGCGCATCCAGGTGTTGAGGGTGGTGCGGGTGGCCGCCGAGGTCGGCTCGTAGCGGTCCGAGCCGCCGAACGGGGTGATGGTGGCGGCGATCGCGCCGATGCCGTTGCCGTGCAGGCGCTCGGCGATCTGCCGGTAGCCCAGCACCATGTCCTCGGCATTGCGGCCGGCCTTCGGCGGGGTGCCGCCGTCGTGGCGGATGTCGTTGATGCCTTCGAACACGATGACCTTGCTGACGTTCGGCAGCGCGATCACGTCGCGGTCCAGCCGCGCCAGCGCGCTGTGGCTGCGGCCGTGGTCCATTACCTTGTTGCCGCTGATACCGGCATTCACCACCACCACCTGGTCCGGGCAGGCCTGGTGCAGGCGGGTGGCCAGCAGCGCCGGCCAGTCGCCGTTGCTGCCGCGCGTGGCGGTGGCGCCTTCGGTGATCGAGTCGCCCAGGGCGACCACCACCACCGGTTTGTTGGCGCGCTCGGCGAGCACCGCCGACACCACGTTCTGCCGGTAGGCCAGTTTGACCTTGTCGCCCACCTCGGCCAGGCGACCGTCGGCAATGCGCAGCGCCGTGCGGCGCACCGCCGGTTTGGTGGGCTGCGGGAAATACACGGTGAGCGATACA
This genomic interval carries:
- a CDS encoding Ax21 family protein; translation: MKTSLIALALAAALPFAASAAEGLSYNYAEGDYVKTDADGGKADGWGVKGSYAFLPNFHAFGEFNQQKSDLDDAKTDQWRVGVGYNQEIGNSTDFVGRVAYNKYDPRHGLDFNGYSAEAGIRTAFGQHAEVYAMAGYEDYSKKHGINPDGEFYGRLGGQVKLNQNWGINGDIKMDRHGDKEWSVGPRFSW
- a CDS encoding SMI1/KNR4 family protein, whose product is MTIHTTAVSSSIATRRGLSSVRIAGCKLPESYCEFAATHGYGRFGGLVIIYSGVPEHPDSLLAQGARVKGFIDDAIAEGCFEFEPDGDEVVASRLYPFAASENGEYFVWDLNEKRADEYSIYCVGARMAGLRYAAESLGELLEKLCSASIKNVMGPGYTPLLPTFEGL
- a CDS encoding pentapeptide repeat-containing protein; the protein is MLAKEARNRWQTEQLKLVEKKLNDAAKSLKMGPMPESPFGLTELGMADFRGATLAEPLRYLKVSNVDLSDVLFKEGASINESEMERCRLDRVDMRNVFVRRSFSDCSFVKAKLSGARMGGEFVRCDFAGANLSKSFATDCKFTGCNFAGATLSDVHFISCTFEGCDFSDVKLLTGSVAGSEFLGGTSIDQLAGCITDSAVIR
- a CDS encoding DUF4303 domain-containing protein; amino-acid sequence: MEGVNGLVNLVCKTFRPALLDLFRSGENFYYCTFVITEEGHAPFLSAWSEEALARAVDESGEGPEVAADLKWSYADSPYVDFGSEYTEKLRAPFLARPNVQELGVDEWKKEIELRMDAVEQAARQLDGEGAFGAGQRRSRLLVAVEIMPPVPSNVDRVARLNDTNSDIFKQWLEEAAEHQR
- a CDS encoding DPP IV N-terminal domain-containing protein; the protein is MTEGSAPRHLQLLAGMLGLLGVSLAPAMAAPTAEDYARAERVLDGHLRGKVRNATVLPNWLDDGRFWYRHQTAQGSTDYLLVDPRVPSREPLFDRARLRVALQAAGATDADQVLQQVASVTTAPDVAALQLVLRSGAAQGLQCTLPAYRCAAVALPAPDSQALTAPDGQRAVVVRDHNLWLLPAGTAPAVALTHDGEASHGYGVLPDFALRGIPYREGRLQPPPFAVSWAPDGTRLFGVRYDERHVQAYPYLATAPAQGVRPVLHQVRLGLLGDAEQVRDAWFITDVRAARTQTIPVPEGWHSLTEAGVLGWSHGADKVYTAIVRHDRPARIQLVEIDLHRRTVRTLLEETSSTRVQLNSYPYNRAAVRVLPGRNQVVWFSQRDGWCHLYLVDAASGAVIRQLTRGAWLVRDIVGVDPDEQQLYFSAGGREPGDPYQRRLYRVALDGGEPVLLTPEAADHAIDAGAGALMGGRDPQLLAPSGRWVVDSHSTVAAPPITVLRDTRDGRVVLPLEHADDSAVRAAGWQPPHREQLLAADGHTPIYATVYLPPGYTADGRYPVIDAMYGGPHVSNAPVGYLDATATMNPVARASLAQLGFVVVSIDARGTPGRSKAFHDSSFLTAADVQLDDHVAAIRQLAARYPGMDLARVGIYGHSFGGYSAARALLRHPSFYRVGVASAGSHSFQGMYGGGIHGMDRLVGGQPVYADGSAVRPDAAAVPALFQPLDNSALVAQLQGKLMLVYGDLDENAMPALTLQLARALNAANKDYDLLYLANQDHELFRNDTYYMRRMWDYFVTHLLGATPPAYELGRQHDGA
- a CDS encoding alpha/beta hydrolase, with translation MSLDPDIARFLQTLPPPEVVAGLTLQQIRAASEDALPALQGPVEPVADVRDFSVATGDGHALAVRAYWPAGHGPGQTRPGLLFAHGGGWFQCSLAVYDSPCRALANATGCVVLAVDYRLAPEHRFPIPLEDVYAALCWSHAEAAQLDIDPARLMVGGDSAGGNLAAAVTLLARDRGGPPIHHQLLLYPALDTAIDTDSHRQFGEGYYLSTALMQRCWDAYLGEGVATADGRAVPARAHDLRGLPPATVLVCAYDPLRDEGEHYAARLAQAGVAVHCERLPGMVHACLHLLGTASASRVLLARSAALLAAAI
- a CDS encoding DUF1428 domain-containing protein, with translation MSYIDGFVLAVPTAHKEKFLAHAREGDAICIEHGALRVVECWADDVSHGKRTDFFRAVEAKDDETVVFSWIEWPDKATRDAGMQKMMEDPRMNAENNPMPFDGKRMIYGGFLPVVELGGK